A genomic segment from Actinomycetota bacterium encodes:
- a CDS encoding DUF268 domain-containing protein, protein MNPLSTLRRRARQLHGPLRRWAAPLLPAHQSLATVREYRHFLESWRAYSRLPGAEPLRFEDGYPCLFDRTPTTPYDPHYFHQAVWAAERIAAHQPEEHVDVGSEITFVGMLSVIVPVAFVDIRPFPVALANLHPLAGDLLRGLPFADRSIPSLSCLHVAEHVGLGRYGDDLAVDGTKRACAELQRILANKGRLYFSVPVGRPRVCFNAHRIHAPRQILGYFPELELEEFSLIGDDYRLVHDAAVDAAGDLDYGCGLFAFRRPR, encoded by the coding sequence ATGAACCCCCTCAGCACGCTCAGGCGACGCGCACGGCAACTCCACGGCCCTCTGCGCCGGTGGGCCGCCCCGCTCTTGCCGGCACACCAAAGCCTTGCGACGGTACGCGAGTACCGGCATTTCCTCGAATCTTGGCGCGCCTACTCGCGCCTTCCTGGAGCCGAGCCGCTGCGGTTCGAGGATGGCTATCCATGTCTCTTCGACCGCACCCCCACGACGCCCTACGATCCGCACTACTTCCACCAGGCCGTCTGGGCCGCCGAGCGGATCGCAGCTCATCAGCCGGAGGAGCACGTCGATGTCGGGTCCGAGATCACGTTCGTCGGCATGCTCTCCGTGATCGTCCCAGTAGCGTTCGTCGACATTCGGCCTTTTCCCGTGGCGCTGGCCAACCTCCATCCCCTCGCTGGCGATCTGCTGCGAGGACTTCCATTCGCCGACAGGTCGATACCGTCGCTGTCCTGTCTCCACGTGGCGGAGCACGTCGGCCTCGGCCGGTACGGGGATGACCTCGCCGTCGACGGGACAAAGCGCGCGTGCGCTGAGCTCCAGCGCATCCTCGCGAACAAGGGGCGACTGTACTTCTCCGTGCCGGTTGGACGGCCGCGCGTCTGCTTCAACGCGCACCGGATTCACGCGCCACGGCAGATCCTCGGCTACTTCCCGGAACTCGAGCTGGAGGAGTTCTCCCTGATCGGGGACGACTATCGACTGGTTCATGACGCGGCGGTCGATGCAGCCGGGGACCTCGACTACGGCTGTGGGCTCTTCGCCTTTCGCCGGCCGCGATGA